The following are encoded in a window of Halosolutus halophilus genomic DNA:
- the gfo6 gene encoding D-xylose 1-dehydrogenase Gfo6 yields the protein MELESVLDSGCSRDWQSVAPEAVDPLRFAVVGIGWFTRERALPALVESELCEPTVTVSSTTEKAERVAETVDRAERGISYEQFHDGVAADRYDAVYICTPNALHLPYARTAAQYGKAVLCEKPMERDTERSRELIDVCDEQNVPLMIAYRMHTEPAVRRAREIVDAELIGEPVEVYGSMSQRLLDRINPDPDQWRLDEELAGGGALFDIGLYPLNTTRFILGDDPIAVTGRTRSTHDAFDDVDETVSCTIEFPDEVFATCTASHNARQSSTLRITGTEGQVAIEPAFFQDQQRSLHVSRGDGRLSVALEKVDQMLEEFDYFADRVRSDAPILPDGEHGVVDVEAMQAVYRSAERREWITL from the coding sequence ATGGAACTCGAGTCGGTACTCGACAGTGGTTGTAGCCGTGACTGGCAAAGCGTCGCCCCCGAAGCGGTCGATCCACTTCGGTTCGCAGTGGTCGGCATTGGATGGTTCACCCGCGAGCGCGCGCTACCAGCGCTCGTCGAGAGCGAACTGTGCGAACCGACGGTGACGGTGAGTAGTACGACCGAAAAAGCCGAACGCGTCGCCGAAACGGTCGACCGGGCCGAGCGCGGCATCAGTTACGAGCAGTTCCACGACGGCGTCGCGGCCGATCGGTACGATGCGGTCTACATTTGCACACCGAACGCGCTCCACCTGCCGTACGCTCGGACCGCGGCCCAGTACGGCAAGGCCGTACTGTGCGAGAAGCCGATGGAACGCGACACCGAGCGTTCTCGCGAGTTGATCGACGTCTGCGACGAGCAGAACGTCCCGCTGATGATCGCGTATCGAATGCACACCGAACCCGCAGTTCGTCGCGCTCGCGAAATCGTCGACGCGGAATTGATCGGTGAACCCGTCGAGGTGTACGGCTCGATGAGCCAGCGGCTCCTCGATCGAATCAACCCGGATCCGGACCAGTGGCGGCTGGACGAAGAACTCGCCGGGGGCGGTGCTCTGTTCGATATCGGCCTCTACCCGCTGAACACGACACGGTTCATTCTCGGCGACGATCCAATCGCGGTCACCGGACGAACCAGAAGCACTCACGACGCGTTCGACGACGTCGACGAGACGGTCTCGTGTACGATCGAGTTCCCGGACGAGGTGTTTGCGACCTGTACGGCGAGCCACAACGCTCGCCAATCGAGCACCCTTCGAATCACCGGGACCGAAGGGCAGGTCGCGATCGAACCGGCGTTCTTCCAGGATCAACAGCGATCGCTGCACGTATCCCGGGGCGACGGTCGCCTTTCGGTAGCCCTCGAGAAAGTCGATCAGATGCTCGAGGAGTTCGATTACTTCGCCGATCGGGTCCGATCCGATGCGCCGATACTTCCGGACGGGGAACACGGGGTAGTCGATGTCGAAGCGATGCAAGCGGTCTACCGATCCGCCGAGCGACGTGAGTGGATCACCCTGTGA
- the hisD gene encoding histidinol dehydrogenase — translation MPTNGKQQIESREYLKKATGSAAEIEQWVKDSVSDILQEVRENGDSAILSFTEEFDDVVLEDVRVSQEEIDEAREMLSAEEKAVIDRSIERVANFAEAQKDAMKNDFESEFGDGIRCGQRTLPVSAAGTYVPGGNFTHIASAVMSITPATVAGVDRIVTCTPPREDGSVNAYQLYAMAESGVDEIYKIGGAQAIGAMAYGTESIDSVDIVTGPGNVFVVEAKRQVFGDVDLDLLPGPTETLIIADETTDPHVAAVDLLSQAEHTESSQCVLISTDEGVAEEILEEIEDFLPKLDTEETARKCWTKNGEVAVVTDYDQAAALANEYAIEHVQVMTENPRDLVENLKNYGSLFLGHNAPVVFGDKITGPNHILPTNGTARFNGGCNVGSYLKKVTHQEITPEGGEYLSSYGAKISELEGMHGHQLSAELRPVERD, via the coding sequence ATGCCGACGAATGGCAAGCAGCAAATCGAGAGTAGAGAGTATCTCAAAAAAGCTACTGGATCCGCTGCAGAGATCGAGCAGTGGGTGAAAGATTCAGTGAGTGATATCCTCCAGGAAGTTCGTGAAAATGGCGACTCCGCGATTTTGTCGTTTACGGAAGAGTTCGATGATGTAGTCCTCGAAGATGTCCGCGTCTCTCAGGAGGAGATTGATGAAGCGAGAGAAATGCTCTCGGCGGAAGAGAAGGCGGTTATTGATCGCAGTATAGAACGTGTCGCTAACTTCGCCGAGGCACAGAAAGACGCGATGAAGAACGATTTTGAATCGGAATTCGGGGACGGAATCCGATGTGGTCAGAGAACACTCCCAGTTAGTGCTGCTGGAACGTACGTCCCAGGTGGGAACTTCACGCATATCGCTTCGGCTGTAATGTCGATCACGCCTGCGACTGTAGCCGGTGTTGACCGGATCGTCACTTGCACTCCCCCTCGAGAGGATGGGAGCGTCAATGCGTACCAACTATACGCTATGGCCGAATCCGGTGTCGACGAAATCTATAAAATTGGAGGTGCTCAAGCGATTGGAGCGATGGCTTACGGTACCGAATCGATTGATTCGGTGGATATCGTTACTGGACCGGGGAACGTATTTGTCGTTGAAGCTAAACGACAAGTTTTTGGAGACGTTGATTTAGATCTTCTTCCTGGACCGACAGAAACGCTAATTATTGCAGACGAGACGACTGATCCTCATGTGGCTGCAGTCGACCTCCTTTCCCAAGCCGAGCATACGGAATCATCGCAGTGTGTTTTGATTTCAACAGACGAGGGCGTGGCAGAGGAAATCTTGGAAGAGATTGAGGACTTCCTGCCGAAGCTTGATACTGAGGAAACAGCCCGGAAGTGCTGGACGAAAAACGGCGAAGTCGCAGTCGTCACTGACTATGACCAAGCCGCAGCATTGGCTAACGAATATGCCATCGAACACGTCCAAGTCATGACGGAGAATCCTCGAGACCTTGTTGAGAATCTCAAAAACTATGGGTCGCTGTTCCTCGGTCATAATGCTCCCGTTGTTTTCGGCGATAAAATAACTGGTCCAAACCATATTCTTCCAACGAACGGTACTGCAAGATTTAATGGTGGCTGTAATGTCGGATCATACCTCAAGAAGGTAACTCACCAGGAGATCACGCCCGAGGGTGGTGAATATCTTTCCTCGTATGGCGCAAAGATCTCTGAATTGGAAGGAATGCATGGTCACCAACTGTCTGCAGAACTTCGACCAGTCGAGCGAGATTAA
- a CDS encoding aldehyde dehydrogenase family protein has product MSVEIELHHEEMLVDGEWIDADDRADVIHPYNGDVVGSVPVASESQVRRAVEAAARAVEQSELSAYERYELLYRTAELLESEAEEVAQLMTAEQGKPITEARGEVDRAVQTLRLSGEEAKRLFGEYVPMDAQRGFDRTHAFTQREPIGVVAAITPFNFPLNLMVHKVGPALAAGNAVVGKPATNTPLVSIKLFGYLDRAARELDAPDGLVNVVTGSGSTVGDVFLESDAVEAISFTGSTGVGKYIANNSGMKDITLELGGNDPTIVWDDANVDAAAEQLVGGACSNAGQVCNSVERVLVHESIEDELVDAIVDHAESLTLGDPFDEETDIAALIDDGAAEKVQRIYEETVEAGATVECGGKYDGRTFEPTVLSGVTPDMPAANEEVFGPLVPVISVSDFDEAIEEANNTEYGLEAGLFTQDMDRAKRAANEIDAGGVNVNTVSGFRADHMPYGGFKDSGVGKEGIKYAVEHFTRQKLVGFHGGKNA; this is encoded by the coding sequence ATGAGCGTCGAGATCGAACTCCATCATGAGGAGATGCTCGTCGACGGCGAGTGGATCGATGCGGACGACCGAGCCGATGTAATCCATCCCTACAACGGCGACGTCGTCGGTTCGGTCCCCGTCGCGTCCGAAAGCCAGGTTCGCCGCGCCGTCGAAGCCGCTGCCCGCGCCGTCGAACAGTCAGAGCTGTCGGCCTACGAACGGTACGAACTGCTATACCGGACCGCCGAACTACTCGAGTCCGAAGCCGAGGAAGTCGCACAGCTGATGACCGCCGAACAGGGCAAGCCGATCACCGAGGCCCGCGGCGAGGTCGATCGAGCCGTCCAGACGTTACGGCTGTCCGGCGAGGAGGCGAAACGACTGTTCGGCGAGTACGTCCCGATGGATGCCCAGCGCGGGTTCGATCGAACGCACGCGTTTACCCAGCGGGAACCGATCGGCGTCGTTGCCGCGATTACGCCGTTCAACTTCCCGCTCAACCTGATGGTTCACAAGGTCGGCCCGGCGCTCGCAGCGGGCAACGCCGTCGTGGGCAAGCCGGCCACGAACACGCCGCTCGTCTCGATCAAACTCTTCGGGTATCTCGATCGGGCTGCCCGGGAACTCGACGCGCCGGACGGACTGGTCAACGTGGTCACGGGAAGCGGGAGCACCGTCGGCGACGTTTTCCTCGAGAGCGACGCGGTCGAGGCGATCTCGTTTACCGGCAGCACGGGTGTCGGCAAGTACATCGCCAACAACAGCGGGATGAAAGACATCACGCTCGAACTCGGGGGGAACGATCCGACGATCGTCTGGGACGACGCTAACGTCGACGCCGCAGCCGAACAGCTTGTCGGCGGCGCCTGTTCGAACGCCGGTCAGGTTTGTAACAGCGTCGAGCGGGTGCTCGTCCACGAGTCGATCGAGGACGAACTGGTCGACGCGATCGTCGACCACGCCGAGTCGCTCACCCTCGGGGATCCGTTCGACGAGGAGACCGACATCGCAGCGCTCATCGACGACGGGGCTGCAGAGAAGGTCCAGCGGATATACGAGGAAACCGTCGAAGCCGGTGCGACAGTCGAGTGTGGCGGCAAGTACGATGGTCGGACGTTCGAACCGACGGTGCTCTCGGGCGTCACGCCCGACATGCCCGCCGCTAACGAGGAGGTATTCGGGCCGCTCGTTCCCGTCATCAGCGTTTCCGATTTCGACGAGGCGATCGAGGAAGCGAACAACACCGAGTACGGGCTCGAGGCCGGTCTGTTCACGCAGGACATGGATCGAGCGAAACGCGCCGCAAATGAGATCGACGCGGGAGGTGTGAACGTCAACACCGTGAGCGGATTCCGCGCCGATCACATGCCCTACGGCGGGTTCAAGGACAGCGGCGTGGGCAAGGAGGGGATCAAGTATGCGGTCGAACACTTTACGCGACAGAAACTGGTCGGATTCCACGGCGGCAAAAACGCCTAA
- a CDS encoding Ldh family oxidoreductase gives MNVDRERARSIAVEAFVAHGISRPDAEATAEMLVTAEARGKSSHGLIRLPRYLRGVEHGNVDPAGTVDVVHDAGAAATIDGGARLGPAVADYALEEAATRADEHGIGLVGVRNATHLGMLGYYTDRLRKQGYVAVALTNTEPAMPPYGGAEPVLGTNPIAIGLPSDPPFNLDMSTSAIARGSIDRAAERGESIPDGVALDANGEPTTDPEAALEGTILPFGGPKGSGLAIAVEILAGALVGAATGTDVTGTYHTSDPCTKGDLFVAIDPEATAGGSFSEETNAFLRSLKRIETEANADEIRLPGETSLTREADDTIDVAEECWTRVLELANAD, from the coding sequence ATGAATGTCGACAGAGAGCGCGCTCGATCGATCGCGGTCGAGGCGTTCGTCGCCCACGGAATCTCTCGTCCCGATGCGGAGGCGACCGCCGAGATGCTCGTCACGGCGGAGGCACGCGGCAAGTCTTCACACGGCCTGATCCGGCTTCCGCGGTATCTCCGGGGGGTCGAACACGGTAACGTTGATCCCGCGGGAACCGTCGACGTCGTCCACGACGCCGGTGCAGCGGCCACAATCGACGGTGGTGCGCGGCTCGGTCCAGCCGTTGCCGACTACGCACTCGAAGAGGCGGCGACTCGTGCCGACGAACACGGGATCGGACTGGTCGGTGTTCGCAACGCCACACATCTTGGGATGCTCGGGTACTACACGGACCGGCTGCGAAAGCAGGGGTACGTCGCCGTTGCGTTGACCAACACCGAACCCGCGATGCCGCCCTACGGCGGCGCGGAACCGGTGTTGGGTACGAACCCTATCGCGATCGGACTGCCGTCCGACCCACCGTTCAATCTCGACATGAGTACCTCGGCCATCGCCCGCGGTTCGATCGATCGGGCGGCAGAGCGCGGCGAATCGATTCCCGACGGTGTCGCGCTCGACGCGAACGGCGAGCCCACGACCGATCCCGAGGCCGCGCTCGAAGGAACGATCCTCCCGTTCGGCGGGCCGAAAGGTTCCGGCCTCGCGATCGCCGTCGAAATCTTGGCCGGCGCGCTCGTCGGCGCCGCAACCGGGACGGACGTGACGGGAACCTACCACACGTCCGACCCCTGCACCAAGGGCGATCTCTTCGTTGCGATCGATCCCGAAGCGACGGCCGGCGGGTCGTTCAGCGAAGAGACGAACGCGTTTCTTCGATCGTTGAAGCGGATCGAGACGGAGGCGAACGCGGACGAGATCCGGTTGCCCGGCGAGACGTCGCTCACAAGGGAGGCCGACGACACGATCGACGTCGCCGAAGAGTGCTGGACCCGCGTACTCGAACTCGCAAACGCCGACTGA
- a CDS encoding glycoside hydrolase family 3 N-terminal domain-containing protein: MTDRSSKPRSVEDVDTLVERMTLEEKVAQLGTVRIGTVLEDGSFSERNARELLPNGIGRITRVGRESHLQPAALAEVVADAQAFLRTETRLGIPAFVREESLCGYAGRGGSVFPQSIGMASTWNPARVRDVAATISEQLSAIGIDVTLSPMADVARDPRWGRTEETYGEDPLLVATMASAYVDGLQCESNGDRVDATLKHFAGHGASAGGRNRASVDISPRAFRETHLFPFEAAIRNADAASVMAAYHDVDGIPCHASRHLLTDLLRDDWGFGGTVVSDGRGIEMLHTAHNVVESRQAAGVAAIKAGIDVELPERCCFGEGLRDAVRNGDLDEETVDRAVRRHLHQKAHLGLFAEDSDRRSVGDAFEATDAASGDCRVRSLAREVACESIVLLQNRNDRLPLSRDVESIAVVGPNADEPRHLLGNYAYGAAELRDSGVRIVTPLEGIRQRASDDVDVTHAKGCGIRGRRAQSTPADEGEIADAVDVTENADVVVACVGGTSGIDVERDSSATSGEGIDRMEVGLPGRQSALLRALHETETPLVVVLINGRPLAVEWIADTVPTVLEAWVPGEEGGTAIADVLFGNWTPGGKLPVTIPRTVGSLPIHAGQKPVTGDHTYAFAESEPLYPFGHGESYTEFAYSALEIEPAVANPCEDVTVCVDVANVGSRRGAEVVQVYATDSVASRVRPASQLVGFARTTIEPRKERTVSVTVPTQQLAFYDRKGEPVLEPGTFEVAVGSSAADIRATGSFEVRGERTTVETRARLGSSEVGEQKPRSG; encoded by the coding sequence ATGACCGATCGCTCGTCGAAACCGCGCTCCGTCGAGGACGTCGACACGCTTGTCGAACGGATGACGCTGGAAGAGAAGGTTGCACAGCTGGGGACGGTTCGAATCGGGACGGTCCTGGAGGACGGATCGTTCTCGGAACGGAACGCCCGCGAATTGCTCCCGAACGGAATCGGACGGATCACGCGAGTCGGCCGAGAGAGCCACCTCCAACCGGCGGCGCTGGCCGAGGTCGTCGCGGACGCACAGGCGTTCCTTCGAACGGAAACGCGCCTCGGAATTCCGGCGTTCGTCCGCGAGGAAAGCCTCTGTGGCTACGCCGGACGCGGCGGGAGCGTATTTCCCCAGAGTATTGGCATGGCGAGCACCTGGAATCCGGCTCGCGTCCGGGACGTCGCTGCCACGATCAGTGAGCAACTCTCGGCGATCGGAATCGACGTGACGCTGTCCCCGATGGCCGACGTCGCACGCGATCCTCGATGGGGCCGAACCGAGGAGACGTACGGTGAAGATCCGTTGCTCGTCGCGACGATGGCGTCCGCGTACGTCGACGGGCTCCAGTGCGAATCGAACGGGGATCGAGTGGACGCAACCCTGAAGCACTTCGCTGGACACGGCGCGTCTGCGGGCGGTCGAAATCGGGCCTCCGTGGATATCTCTCCACGGGCGTTTCGAGAGACGCATCTGTTCCCGTTCGAGGCGGCGATCCGCAACGCCGACGCGGCGTCCGTCATGGCCGCCTATCACGACGTCGACGGGATCCCGTGTCATGCATCCCGGCATCTTCTCACCGACCTGTTACGCGACGACTGGGGATTCGGCGGGACCGTCGTTTCCGACGGCCGCGGCATCGAGATGTTACACACCGCCCATAACGTCGTCGAAAGCAGGCAGGCTGCCGGCGTCGCCGCGATCAAAGCCGGCATCGACGTCGAACTTCCCGAGAGATGCTGTTTCGGCGAGGGGCTGCGAGACGCGGTACGAAACGGTGACCTCGACGAGGAGACAGTTGATCGGGCCGTCCGGCGCCACCTCCATCAGAAAGCGCACCTTGGGCTGTTCGCGGAAGACAGCGATCGGCGATCCGTCGGCGATGCATTCGAGGCTACCGACGCGGCAAGTGGCGACTGTCGCGTGCGCTCTCTCGCGCGAGAAGTTGCGTGCGAATCGATCGTTCTACTTCAGAATCGCAACGACCGTCTACCGCTCTCGCGAGACGTCGAATCCATCGCCGTCGTCGGCCCGAACGCTGACGAACCGCGTCACTTGCTCGGAAATTACGCCTACGGCGCCGCTGAGTTACGTGATAGCGGCGTCCGGATCGTGACGCCCCTCGAAGGTATCAGGCAGAGGGCCAGTGACGACGTCGACGTCACGCACGCGAAGGGGTGTGGAATTCGGGGACGCCGAGCGCAGAGCACGCCAGCAGACGAGGGGGAGATCGCTGACGCCGTCGACGTCACCGAAAACGCTGACGTCGTCGTCGCTTGCGTCGGCGGGACTTCGGGTATCGACGTCGAGCGAGACTCGTCCGCGACCTCCGGCGAAGGGATCGACAGGATGGAAGTAGGCCTCCCCGGTCGTCAGTCCGCGCTGCTCCGGGCGCTTCACGAAACCGAAACGCCGCTCGTTGTAGTACTTATCAACGGTCGGCCGCTCGCCGTCGAGTGGATCGCCGACACCGTGCCGACGGTGCTCGAAGCCTGGGTGCCGGGTGAGGAAGGGGGCACCGCGATCGCAGACGTGCTGTTCGGCAACTGGACTCCCGGCGGGAAACTGCCCGTGACGATCCCGCGTACCGTCGGTTCGCTACCGATTCACGCCGGTCAGAAGCCAGTTACAGGCGATCACACGTACGCGTTTGCCGAGAGCGAACCGCTCTATCCGTTCGGCCACGGCGAGAGTTACACCGAGTTCGCGTACAGTGCCCTCGAGATCGAGCCAGCCGTCGCCAACCCCTGTGAGGACGTGACAGTATGCGTCGACGTCGCGAACGTCGGCTCTCGACGGGGCGCCGAAGTCGTCCAGGTGTACGCCACCGATTCCGTCGCGAGTCGCGTCCGACCCGCGTCACAGCTCGTCGGCTTCGCCCGGACGACGATCGAGCCGAGAAAAGAGCGAACCGTCTCGGTGACCGTCCCGACCCAGCAGCTGGCGTTCTACGATCGCAAGGGCGAGCCAGTGCTCGAGCCGGGGACGTTTGAGGTGGCGGTCGGGTCGTCTGCCGCCGACATCCGGGCAACAGGATCGTTCGAGGTACGTGGTGAACGAACGACGGTAGAGACCCGGGCACGCCTCGGAAGCAGCGAAGTGGGAGAACAAAAACCGCGATCAGGGTGA
- a CDS encoding dihydrodipicolinate synthase family protein encodes MRLEGTVCPMPTPTSGRSIDIETLAEYTDYLVNNGVHGLFPCGSIGEFSSLTRVQRRHVLEAVADRSGDVPVLAGCGNTNTADVANHIEDAANAGADTAVVVTPYYLSTTQQGLQRFFDAVADDSPLPIVLYNIPALTGEGLPLELVKQFADHPNVVGLKDTSGDLTFLYDVVEATPSSFTVFQGATELSVASLDAGADGMIAGPANVFPGAVARLYESYRNGNRERTNQLMNEVVNPVVSATSEPPTAAAIKHLVTRQGYDVGEPLPPLPRLSDNQREMLDRCFESVQTSLSV; translated from the coding sequence ATGCGACTTGAGGGGACAGTCTGTCCTATGCCGACCCCGACCAGCGGACGGAGTATCGATATCGAGACACTCGCAGAGTATACGGACTACCTCGTCAACAACGGCGTTCACGGTCTCTTTCCCTGTGGATCGATCGGGGAGTTCTCCAGCCTCACCCGGGTACAGCGCCGACACGTTCTGGAAGCTGTCGCCGATCGGTCGGGCGACGTACCGGTACTCGCCGGCTGCGGGAACACGAACACTGCGGATGTGGCGAATCACATCGAAGACGCCGCCAACGCGGGGGCCGACACAGCCGTCGTCGTCACACCGTACTACCTGAGTACGACCCAACAGGGTCTCCAGCGGTTTTTCGACGCGGTGGCCGACGACAGTCCGCTGCCGATCGTGCTCTACAACATTCCGGCTCTGACCGGTGAAGGGCTCCCTCTCGAACTGGTAAAGCAGTTCGCAGATCACCCGAACGTCGTCGGACTCAAGGACACGTCGGGAGACCTGACGTTCCTCTACGACGTCGTCGAGGCGACGCCGTCGTCGTTCACTGTCTTCCAGGGCGCTACGGAACTCTCCGTGGCATCGCTCGACGCCGGGGCCGACGGGATGATCGCCGGCCCCGCGAACGTGTTTCCGGGAGCTGTCGCCCGACTGTACGAGAGCTATCGGAACGGAAACCGTGAACGAACCAACCAGTTGATGAACGAGGTCGTCAATCCCGTTGTCAGCGCGACCAGCGAACCGCCCACTGCCGCGGCGATCAAGCACCTCGTTACTCGTCAGGGCTACGACGTCGGCGAACCCCTGCCACCGCTGCCGCGCCTCTCCGACAATCAGCGTGAGATGCTCGATCGGTGTTTCGAGTCGGTGCAGACGAGCCTCTCCGTCTGA
- a CDS encoding IclR family transcriptional regulator has product MAEGTTGRSDLKTVEKAFQIVTLIQENNGARISEIASELEVPKSTVHRHVSTLNNHGYLVQEGEKYYVGLRFLDHGIHARNREKAYPLVREVVDELASETGDRVQFICEEQGKGIHIYNKVGEHAMQTDTRIGKQIYLHSAAAGKAILAELPDEQVSEVITKRGLPALTSRTITDETRLLEELEEVEERGVAFNDQERIEGLRSVGIPIIGTNDRLIGAVSISGTTHRMSGDRYKKEIPDHLLGITDEIRLKLEYSE; this is encoded by the coding sequence ATGGCTGAAGGAACCACCGGCCGAAGCGACCTGAAAACAGTAGAAAAAGCGTTCCAGATAGTGACTCTCATACAAGAGAATAATGGCGCTCGAATCTCCGAAATTGCAAGCGAGCTTGAGGTGCCGAAAAGCACAGTTCATCGGCATGTCTCTACGCTAAATAATCACGGCTACCTAGTCCAAGAAGGCGAGAAATACTATGTTGGATTACGGTTTCTTGACCATGGGATCCACGCTCGAAATCGTGAAAAAGCATACCCATTAGTTAGAGAGGTGGTTGATGAACTCGCAAGTGAAACCGGCGATCGGGTACAGTTCATATGTGAAGAACAGGGAAAGGGAATTCACATCTACAACAAAGTGGGCGAACACGCGATGCAAACAGATACGAGAATTGGAAAGCAGATCTACCTCCACTCGGCTGCAGCTGGAAAGGCAATCCTTGCGGAACTGCCTGATGAACAGGTATCAGAGGTTATCACCAAACGTGGCTTACCGGCTCTTACTTCTCGGACAATCACAGACGAGACGCGGCTCTTAGAGGAACTTGAAGAGGTCGAGGAACGTGGGGTTGCTTTTAACGATCAAGAACGAATCGAAGGGCTTCGGAGTGTTGGCATCCCAATTATTGGGACGAATGATCGTTTAATAGGTGCAGTGAGTATTTCTGGAACTACACACCGTATGTCCGGGGATAGATATAAAAAGGAAATTCCTGACCATCTGCTTGGAATTACCGATGAAATCCGTCTAAAATTGGAATATAGCGAGTGA
- a CDS encoding ABC transporter substrate-binding protein, protein MQHRRTFVKGAAMAGLASLAGCLGGSDGDGDGGLNYVHPSYFGADAEDVVPMFEEEFDEDVSTQSSPGEATSTREYYVNQFVAESGDFDIGNMDIIWPGEFAGLGWATEMGDPEGHTDNMLETPVDAVTIDGTMYGMPLHTDANALYYRHDKLEEYGYDDPPETFSELVDMAQDILDQDDEIENGYIWQGGTNEGLTIMWLNWVWGMNGEVYDGNEVTVNSDEGVEALQHAVDLIHEYEVTPEHIPSSATDENRETFQQGNTLFMRNWPYAVSLMNEDGSDVQGDFSVAPLPTHEDHPDAANSCLGGWNLFINAYSENQELAQQFANFMASLEIQEHLAREHSRLPVRQEVYENDEIRDEFEELALFEDILNRTRARPPLENYPTFSEIVFTQANNALVESKTPQEALDDAQAEIDEEINGG, encoded by the coding sequence ATGCAACACAGACGAACCTTTGTCAAGGGTGCAGCGATGGCTGGCCTCGCCAGCCTGGCAGGATGTCTCGGTGGCAGCGACGGCGACGGCGACGGCGGGTTGAATTACGTCCATCCGAGCTACTTCGGTGCCGACGCCGAGGACGTCGTGCCGATGTTCGAAGAGGAGTTCGACGAGGACGTGTCGACGCAGTCGTCGCCGGGTGAAGCCACGTCGACCCGAGAGTACTACGTCAACCAGTTCGTCGCGGAGAGCGGCGACTTCGACATCGGGAACATGGATATCATCTGGCCGGGGGAATTCGCAGGTCTCGGCTGGGCCACAGAGATGGGCGATCCGGAGGGGCACACCGACAACATGCTCGAGACGCCCGTCGACGCGGTGACCATTGACGGCACGATGTACGGAATGCCGCTCCACACGGACGCGAACGCGCTGTACTACCGCCACGACAAACTCGAGGAGTACGGATACGACGATCCGCCGGAGACGTTCTCAGAACTCGTGGATATGGCCCAGGACATTCTCGATCAGGACGACGAGATCGAGAACGGATACATCTGGCAGGGTGGGACCAACGAGGGTCTCACGATCATGTGGCTCAACTGGGTCTGGGGCATGAACGGCGAGGTCTACGACGGCAACGAGGTCACCGTCAACAGCGACGAGGGTGTCGAAGCCCTTCAACACGCTGTCGACCTGATCCACGAGTACGAAGTGACGCCGGAACATATCCCCTCGAGCGCGACCGACGAGAACCGGGAAACGTTCCAGCAAGGGAATACGCTGTTCATGCGTAACTGGCCCTACGCGGTGTCGCTGATGAACGAGGACGGATCGGACGTGCAGGGGGACTTCTCGGTCGCACCGTTGCCGACGCACGAGGACCACCCCGACGCGGCGAACTCCTGTCTCGGCGGGTGGAACCTGTTCATCAACGCGTACTCCGAAAATCAGGAACTCGCACAGCAGTTCGCCAACTTCATGGCCTCGCTCGAGATTCAGGAACACCTCGCGCGCGAACACAGCCGACTGCCGGTCCGACAAGAGGTGTACGAGAACGACGAGATCCGCGACGAGTTCGAGGAGTTGGCGTTGTTCGAGGATATCCTCAATCGGACCCGCGCACGGCCACCGCTCGAGAACTATCCGACGTTCTCCGAGATCGTGTTCACGCAGGCCAACAACGCGCTGGTCGAAAGCAAGACCCCGCAGGAAGCGCTCGACGACGCACAGGCGGAGATCGACGAGGAAATCAACGGGGGCTAA